One stretch of Sphaeramia orbicularis unplaced genomic scaffold, fSphaOr1.1, whole genome shotgun sequence DNA includes these proteins:
- the LOC115416742 gene encoding probable palmitoyltransferase ZDHHC12, whose translation MVQNMFRTGFLVRATHTVLTWGITLILFLHNTDLRRCEERGELLLPLLFFLVVVLSALLYFTVSLMDPGFVLTDSVKGSNEELEAMIPHPPPRRCGYCLLQQPMRSKHCPSCNRCVRRFDHHCPWMENCVGERNHRWFLVYLLVQLVALLWALHAALSGVSSGVTWDLWFRANGVLLAALAVVGVFSVVVLVLLCCHLYLASINCTTWEFMSHHRISYLKNRDQENPFDHGVLWNLWGFFCICRTVVWEQVYHRTTGTSRTDGTMSEL comes from the exons ATGGTCCAGAACATGTTTCGGACTGGTTTTCTGGTCCGGGCCACACACACCGTGTTAACATGGGGCATAACTCTGATTCTGTTTCTACACAACACCG ATCTGCGTCGGTGTGAGGAGCGTGGTGAGCTGCTGCTGCCTCTGCTCTTCTTCCTGGTCGTCGTCCTGTCGGCGCTGCTCTACTTCACCGTCTCTTTAATGGACCCAGGTTTTGTCCTCACAGACTCAGTGAAG ggtTCGAACGAGGAGCTGGAGGCGATGATCCCACACCCACCGCCGCGTCGCTGTGGATACTGTCTGCTGCAG CAGCCGATGCGATCCAAACACTGTCCGTCCTGTAACCGCTGCGTGCGACGCTTCGACCATCACTGTCCGTGGATGGAGAACTGTGTCGGGGAGCGGAACCACCGCTGGTTCCTGGTCTACCTGCTGGTCCAGCTCGTGGCTCTGCTCTGGGCTCTTCACGCCGCGCT GTCTGGGGTCTCGTCCGGCGTCACCTGGGACCTGTGGTTCCGGGCGAACGGCGTCCTGCTGGCGGCGCTGGCCGTGGTGGGCGTGTTCTCCGTGGTggttctggtcctgctctgctGCCACCTGTACCTGGCCTCCATCAACTGCACCACCTGGGAGTTCATGTCCCACCACCGGATCTCCTACCTGAAGAACCGAGACCAGGAGAACCCCTTCGACCACGGGGTCCTGTGGAACCTGTGGGGGTTCTTCTGCATCTGCAGGACCGTGGTCTGGGAGCAGGTCTACCACAGGACCACCGGGACCAGCAGGACCGACGGGACCATGTCTGAGCTGTAG